In a genomic window of Methanogenium sp. S4BF:
- a CDS encoding glycosyltransferase family 4 protein: protein MKDTTNWNNFLSRNKIPKNPESKSYMVITSGFDLNRLGFLSNFLEILSEITTKNVEVVTTISPNPQKFKNRYNVKFTEIHTNQSNTKFNNMAICNFLRIIRYLKTQFNITFYLLRTKDYDTYIFFLAQSLTVPIIVLRLLGKKVILILGASDSKMGQSKNDCLLSILGFIDQVNFFFANSLIIYSQNLIKEWNLENYQKKIVIAHRHFLDLNLFTITSPPMSKRAPIIGYIGRFSPEKGIQHFTQALPAILSNNQDIRVFICGDGQLEKTIETYLQEEDLTDRVELLAWIPHDELPQYLNQLRLLVLPSHTEGLPNIMLEAMACGTPVLATPVGAIPDVIIDGKTGFIMSNNSPECIAKNVMRVLNSLDLEQIAENGRQFVQTNFTFDREVARWKEVLE, encoded by the coding sequence ATGAAGGATACAACTAATTGGAATAATTTTCTTTCACGTAATAAAATTCCAAAAAATCCAGAAAGTAAATCCTACATGGTAATAACATCAGGTTTTGATCTCAACAGACTTGGATTTCTCTCAAATTTTTTAGAAATACTCTCTGAAATCACAACAAAAAATGTAGAGGTTGTTACAACAATTTCTCCAAATCCTCAAAAATTTAAAAATCGTTACAATGTTAAATTCACCGAAATCCACACAAATCAATCAAACACAAAATTTAATAATATGGCAATCTGCAATTTTTTGAGAATTATTCGCTACTTAAAGACCCAATTTAACATAACATTTTATTTATTAAGAACAAAAGACTATGACACTTACATTTTTTTTCTTGCCCAATCATTGACTGTGCCAATTATTGTACTCAGATTATTAGGAAAAAAAGTAATACTCATTCTTGGCGCTTCTGATTCCAAAATGGGTCAATCAAAAAATGATTGCTTATTAAGTATTCTAGGATTTATCGATCAAGTAAACTTTTTTTTCGCAAATAGCCTCATAATATACTCTCAAAACCTAATCAAAGAATGGAATCTCGAAAATTACCAAAAAAAAATTGTTATTGCCCACCGACACTTTCTTGATTTAAATCTCTTCACTATCACCTCCCCCCCCATGTCCAAAAGGGCCCCTATCATCGGATACATTGGTCGTTTTAGTCCAGAAAAAGGTATCCAGCACTTTACCCAAGCCCTTCCAGCCATTCTCAGCAATAACCAGGATATTCGCGTGTTCATCTGTGGGGACGGACAATTGGAAAAAACAATCGAAACATACCTGCAAGAAGAAGATCTCACTGATCGTGTTGAACTCCTTGCTTGGATACCCCATGATGAACTCCCACAATACCTAAATCAATTGCGCCTTCTCGTCCTCCCATCCCACACAGAAGGCCTCCCCAATATCATGCTTGAAGCCATGGCATGTGGAACGCCAGTGCTCGCGACACCAGTTGGAGCGATACCGGATGTTATAATTGATGGGAAGACCGGATTTATTATGTCGAATAATTCTCCGGAGTGCATTGCAAAAAATGTAATGCGAGTGCTTAATTCTCTGGACTTGGAGCAGATTGCAGAAAATGGAAGGCAGTTTGTGCAAACGAATTTTACGTTTGATCGTGAGGTTGCCCGGTGGAAGGAAGTTCTTGAATAG
- a CDS encoding glycosyltransferase family 4 protein codes for MNDKNNVKISLVGPYPLPYGGVSVHIQRLKDQLEENGFRCVVYDLDAKNVSLNDSVVKIKFPLLWILKYSIFAKEDIIHFHYSDWRARILFGLMTLLGKKIVITIHGESMNESIKNSGYLKKKLITYSLKHTSYIIAVNPKIKECALSLGVDPEFIDVIPAFIPPVIQEKEIKEIPQEIWEFIEQHTPIISANAYKITFFKGQDLYGIDMCIDLCANLKQNYPNIGFVFCLPTIGDNNYYEILKNRIISKGIENNFLFITEKYNFYPILMKSQIFVRPTNTDGDSVSIREALHFDIPVVTSDVINRPTGAIIFINRDIDDLTEKILNTLEQLNDFKSHIIQSQSEDNSAKIIEIYQFISGEKR; via the coding sequence ATGAACGACAAGAATAATGTAAAGATCTCATTGGTTGGACCTTATCCTCTACCTTATGGAGGCGTTTCTGTTCATATACAAAGATTAAAGGACCAACTTGAGGAAAATGGATTCAGGTGCGTGGTTTATGATCTCGATGCAAAAAATGTATCATTAAATGATAGTGTTGTCAAAATAAAGTTTCCATTATTGTGGATTTTAAAATATTCAATTTTTGCAAAAGAAGACATCATCCATTTTCATTACTCCGACTGGAGGGCCAGAATTCTTTTTGGATTAATGACTTTATTGGGAAAAAAAATTGTCATAACCATACATGGTGAAAGTATGAATGAATCTATAAAAAATTCAGGATACTTAAAAAAAAAATTGATCACATATTCCCTTAAACATACTTCTTATATTATCGCAGTTAACCCGAAAATTAAAGAATGTGCTTTATCACTGGGTGTGGACCCAGAATTTATTGATGTAATCCCTGCATTTATTCCCCCTGTTATTCAAGAAAAAGAAATTAAAGAGATCCCACAAGAAATATGGGAATTTATTGAGCAGCATACACCCATTATCTCAGCAAATGCATATAAAATTACTTTTTTCAAAGGTCAAGACCTTTATGGCATTGATATGTGCATAGATTTATGCGCAAATTTGAAACAGAATTACCCAAATATTGGTTTTGTATTTTGTCTTCCAACAATTGGGGATAATAATTATTATGAAATTCTAAAAAACAGGATTATATCTAAGGGTATAGAAAATAACTTTCTGTTCATCACTGAAAAATATAATTTCTATCCAATACTTATGAAAAGTCAAATATTTGTTCGACCAACAAATACTGATGGAGATTCTGTTTCAATCCGTGAAGCCCTACACTTTGACATTCCTGTTGTCACGAGTGATGTTATTAATCGACCCACAGGTGCAATTATATTTATCAATAGAGATATTGACGATTTAACGGAAAAAATTTTGAATACATTGGAACAATTAAATGATTTCAAGTCACATATAATCCAATCTCAAAGTGAAGATAATTCTGCCAAAATAATTGAAATTTATCAATTTATTTCTGGAGAAAAAAGATGA
- a CDS encoding AMP-binding protein — protein MLEKVYKRFRQSPDALRKVMYLIPIERRLGGLSFSRRLRSIKETDKLPKEELLKIQERELAKLLNYAVKNIPYYKNIELDSSKDAFSNLLKFPIIDKETIQKCPDLFINKNIPISKRYSVTTGGTSGNTLQFYLDNSTYGEEWAFIVSMWGRVNYTPGDRIAAFRGVEFNHITKDKFWQLNPLYNALEFSPFHMSEKNLPHYLSAMKKWHPSFIHGYPSAVNLLAHYLDTNQKSDISKINAVLAGSENIYPGQIEFIEKALNTRFFSWYGQSEKVILAGECEHSHIYHIFPQYGYTEIIDDNGEIISWENVGKRGELVGTGFLNNVMPFIRYKTGDFATIAGWGCKDCGRDYPLIKDVRGRWTQEMIVSKNGAQISMTALNMHSDAFQNVRLFQFYQEKKGEVVLHIIRKDTYTDNDSQNILQALHQKMGEDVQVQLQFVDEIPRTKSGKYKFLIQKLSNGNKDDKSLWNCSGIIK, from the coding sequence ATGCTTGAAAAGGTCTACAAAAGATTTAGACAAAGTCCAGACGCACTACGAAAAGTGATGTATCTCATACCAATTGAGAGAAGATTGGGTGGATTATCATTTTCCCGAAGACTCAGATCAATTAAAGAAACGGATAAATTGCCCAAAGAAGAATTGTTGAAAATTCAGGAACGTGAATTAGCGAAGTTACTCAATTACGCAGTTAAAAATATCCCATACTATAAGAATATTGAACTGGATTCCTCCAAGGATGCATTCTCGAATCTTTTAAAATTTCCGATAATTGATAAAGAAACAATCCAAAAATGCCCGGATCTGTTTATTAACAAAAATATACCTATAAGCAAAAGATATTCAGTAACCACTGGTGGGACAAGTGGTAATACCTTACAGTTTTACCTGGATAATTCAACCTATGGGGAGGAATGGGCATTTATTGTCTCAATGTGGGGCAGGGTTAACTATACCCCCGGTGATCGTATTGCTGCTTTTCGAGGGGTAGAGTTCAATCATATAACAAAAGATAAATTTTGGCAACTGAATCCACTCTACAATGCTCTTGAATTTTCTCCATTCCATATGTCAGAAAAAAATCTGCCCCACTATTTATCTGCCATGAAAAAGTGGCATCCGTCCTTTATTCATGGATACCCTTCTGCGGTGAATCTTCTCGCACACTATCTGGATACTAACCAGAAATCAGACATATCAAAAATTAATGCTGTCCTAGCGGGTTCAGAAAATATTTATCCAGGTCAGATTGAATTTATCGAAAAAGCCCTGAATACAAGATTTTTTTCATGGTATGGCCAAAGTGAAAAAGTGATCCTCGCCGGAGAGTGCGAACATTCACATATTTATCATATTTTTCCCCAGTATGGGTATACAGAGATCATCGATGACAATGGAGAAATAATCTCCTGGGAGAATGTTGGCAAAAGGGGGGAATTAGTCGGAACCGGATTTTTAAACAATGTAATGCCTTTTATCAGATATAAGACCGGAGACTTTGCAACCATCGCCGGATGGGGCTGTAAAGATTGTGGTCGAGATTATCCCCTTATAAAAGATGTCCGTGGCAGATGGACTCAAGAGATGATCGTAAGTAAAAATGGGGCACAAATATCAATGACCGCGTTAAACATGCACTCAGATGCTTTCCAAAATGTAAGACTTTTCCAATTCTATCAGGAGAAAAAAGGTGAGGTTGTCCTGCATATCATAAGAAAAGATACTTACACAGATAATGACTCCCAAAACATCTTACAAGCCCTCCACCAAAAGATGGGGGAAGACGTTCAGGTGCAGTTACAGTTTGTTGATGAAATCCCCAGAACAAAAAGTGGGAAATATAAATTTTTAATTCAGAAATTATCGAATGGCAATAAGGATGACAAATCTTTATGGAACTGTTCTGGAATAATTAAATGA
- a CDS encoding bi-domain-containing oxidoreductase produces the protein MKQVLLDLNSGAISVEDVPVPSLKKGVVVKNHFSLISAGTESSLLSLADKSKLGKARERPDLAQKVINKAKTDGVLSAYQQAVSRLAKPEALGYSCAGIVTDSNVSEFSVGDRVACAGAGYASHAEYVSIPKNLTIKVPDNVSLEDAAFTTVGSIAMQGIRNAEVTVGERVVVIGLGLVGLLSVQIAKAAGCRVFGIDVDPKKIALSLELGADIASNYDGLEERMASFSPFGADKVIITAATSSNGPIEVAGDLVREKGRVVAVGAVGLNIPRDKYYEKEAEFVISKSYGPGRYDRSYEEKGIDYPIIVRWTEKRNMDSFLELISEGKINLQKIVTHEFTIEEATDAYDLITSRKEPYLGILLKYNPDTSENNSTVVYLNPSKSDTPSHANKNTNPDKIQNENSNKNTTTKTNSPIKTIGCIGAGIQAMSALYPNLAKLPVEFRGLATSTGLSAQSAGKKFGFSYCTTDYKKILEDKEIDAVIIATRNDLHAKMTIEALEAGKDVFVEKPLATNMEDLEVVAEAWKNSDKNVQVGFNRRYSSLTGQLRDFFRNRSSPMVIHYRVNTGPIPADLWVNDEEQGGGMLISECCHFIDYILCLTVAKPIEVYAKSVDPSTAGSINRFSNLQIVISLDDGSIGTVTYTTLGDKAYSKEQVEVFCDGMVGVLTDFRELRLVKNGKETKTKRWLSQDKGFPEELNVFLRGFEDNFPDSVSSTLLTLKARESIEKRLPVAINVDTITD, from the coding sequence ATGAAACAAGTATTATTAGATCTCAATTCAGGGGCTATTTCAGTGGAAGATGTGCCTGTTCCTTCTCTCAAAAAAGGAGTTGTTGTAAAAAATCACTTTTCCCTGATATCTGCAGGTACAGAATCATCTCTTCTCTCTCTTGCAGATAAGTCAAAACTCGGGAAAGCAAGAGAACGGCCGGATTTGGCACAGAAGGTTATCAATAAGGCAAAGACGGATGGGGTGCTTTCAGCCTACCAGCAGGCAGTAAGCAGGCTTGCAAAACCAGAGGCTCTGGGATATAGCTGTGCAGGCATTGTAACAGATTCAAATGTCTCTGAATTTAGCGTTGGAGATAGAGTGGCGTGTGCAGGTGCAGGATATGCCAGCCATGCGGAATATGTGTCCATACCAAAGAATCTTACGATAAAAGTCCCTGACAACGTCAGCCTTGAAGATGCCGCATTTACTACCGTCGGGTCAATTGCCATGCAGGGTATCCGGAATGCCGAAGTTACCGTTGGGGAGAGAGTGGTTGTCATCGGTCTTGGCCTCGTCGGTCTGCTGAGTGTTCAGATAGCAAAGGCTGCGGGGTGTCGGGTTTTTGGCATTGATGTTGACCCGAAAAAGATCGCTCTCTCTCTCGAACTTGGTGCAGATATTGCATCCAATTATGACGGACTTGAAGAGAGAATGGCTTCATTTTCCCCGTTTGGTGCAGACAAAGTCATCATTACGGCTGCCACCTCCTCCAATGGACCGATAGAAGTTGCCGGTGATCTTGTCAGGGAGAAAGGTCGTGTTGTCGCTGTGGGTGCTGTCGGACTCAACATTCCAAGAGACAAATATTACGAAAAAGAAGCAGAATTTGTTATCTCAAAGTCATATGGCCCCGGGAGATATGACCGGTCTTATGAAGAAAAAGGCATTGATTATCCAATTATTGTCCGTTGGACTGAGAAGAGGAATATGGATTCTTTCCTCGAACTCATCTCAGAAGGAAAAATCAATCTTCAAAAAATTGTCACCCATGAATTTACAATTGAAGAGGCTACGGATGCATACGACCTCATCACATCCAGAAAAGAGCCATACCTGGGAATTCTCCTGAAATATAATCCGGATACTTCTGAGAACAATTCAACAGTAGTATACCTGAACCCTTCAAAATCAGATACACCATCACATGCAAACAAAAATACAAATCCAGATAAAATTCAAAATGAAAATTCAAATAAAAATACAACTACAAAAACGAATTCTCCAATAAAAACTATCGGCTGCATTGGTGCCGGCATTCAGGCGATGAGTGCCCTCTATCCAAATCTTGCAAAACTTCCCGTAGAATTCAGAGGTCTTGCCACATCCACTGGCCTGAGTGCCCAGTCCGCCGGAAAAAAGTTTGGGTTCTCGTACTGCACAACTGACTACAAAAAAATCCTGGAAGACAAGGAAATTGATGCAGTCATCATTGCAACAAGAAATGACCTCCATGCAAAGATGACAATCGAGGCCCTTGAAGCCGGGAAAGACGTCTTTGTGGAAAAACCCCTTGCAACAAATATGGAAGATCTGGAGGTAGTTGCTGAAGCCTGGAAGAATTCGGACAAAAACGTTCAGGTTGGCTTTAACCGCAGATACTCCTCCCTCACCGGGCAGCTCCGCGATTTCTTCAGGAACCGGAGTTCTCCCATGGTCATCCACTACCGGGTAAATACCGGACCAATTCCTGCTGACCTCTGGGTCAATGACGAGGAGCAGGGTGGCGGCATGCTCATCTCTGAGTGCTGCCATTTCATCGATTACATCCTCTGCCTGACTGTCGCAAAACCCATTGAAGTGTATGCAAAGTCTGTCGACCCCTCAACCGCCGGTTCAATAAACCGGTTCTCCAACCTCCAGATCGTGATCTCACTGGACGACGGTTCAATCGGCACAGTCACCTATACCACTCTCGGCGACAAGGCTTACTCAAAGGAGCAGGTCGAAGTCTTCTGCGACGGCATGGTCGGCGTCCTGACCGATTTCCGCGAACTGCGTCTGGTGAAGAACGGTAAGGAGACGAAGACAAAGAGATGGCTTTCCCAGGATAAGGGATTCCCTGAAGAACTTAACGTTTTTTTGAGAGGATTTGAGGACAATTTCCCTGACTCTGTGTCTTCGACATTATTGACATTAAAAGCACGAGAATCTATTGAAAAAAGATTGCCTGTTGCAATAAACGTGGATACAATAACAGATTAG
- a CDS encoding glycosyltransferase family 4 protein: protein MKQVLIISQHFPPEKSGNASRISDMSTHLHTFGSEITVLAPHPTFPTGTFERVWKPSSHEDVNGVNAVHLWTWQPTAKDPGFVSRMFYYLIFPVHASLWILTHSRNFDLIITSSPPIFTHIPGRVAKTLFHKEWIMDIRDLWIDASVSLGFLKKGSIAEKMSRAFERRCLEKTDQITVTTSELGERISSDNAIQNKIVRISNGVNTAFFKPSSQPKKNQIVYAGNIGYAQDLELVIRAMKIISEKYPLKFIIAGAGDIKEHLEDVVKSEGLEEIVLFPGTIPREAVPQLIAESLIGVAPLKDIPTLEYAAPTKVYEYMACGTPFVGCGKGEISRIANGSGGGIIADNTPEAIATTILDLVHDPAKRETMARSGREYVVNNFDRGAIAAKLNKIIEADR from the coding sequence ATGAAACAGGTCCTCATTATTTCACAGCATTTCCCACCGGAGAAGTCAGGGAATGCGTCACGCATATCCGATATGTCAACGCATCTGCATACGTTCGGTTCTGAAATTACCGTTCTTGCACCTCACCCAACATTTCCCACCGGTACCTTCGAGCGTGTCTGGAAGCCCTCATCCCATGAAGATGTGAATGGAGTGAATGCAGTTCACCTCTGGACCTGGCAGCCTACAGCAAAAGATCCGGGATTTGTCAGCAGAATGTTCTATTATCTCATATTTCCCGTTCATGCATCCTTATGGATTCTAACGCATTCTAGGAATTTTGATTTGATAATTACGTCATCTCCACCAATTTTTACCCACATTCCAGGGAGGGTTGCAAAGACGCTCTTTCATAAAGAATGGATTATGGACATCAGGGACCTCTGGATTGATGCTTCAGTCAGCCTGGGTTTTCTCAAAAAGGGAAGTATTGCAGAGAAGATGAGCCGTGCCTTTGAGAGAAGATGCCTGGAAAAAACAGACCAGATTACGGTTACAACATCTGAACTTGGAGAGAGAATTTCTTCTGACAATGCAATTCAAAATAAGATTGTCCGGATATCAAATGGTGTCAATACTGCATTTTTTAAGCCCTCCTCCCAGCCAAAGAAAAACCAGATTGTTTATGCCGGAAATATCGGATATGCGCAGGATCTTGAACTGGTCATTCGGGCAATGAAAATTATATCCGAAAAATACCCGTTGAAATTCATTATTGCAGGTGCAGGAGATATTAAAGAACATCTGGAAGATGTTGTAAAATCAGAGGGCCTAGAAGAGATTGTTCTATTCCCCGGAACCATTCCGCGGGAAGCAGTTCCTCAGCTGATAGCGGAATCCCTCATTGGAGTTGCACCTCTGAAAGACATTCCAACACTTGAGTATGCCGCCCCAACCAAGGTGTATGAGTATATGGCCTGTGGCACACCGTTTGTTGGATGCGGAAAGGGGGAGATCTCACGAATCGCCAACGGCTCCGGCGGCGGAATTATTGCCGATAATACTCCGGAAGCTATTGCCACCACAATCCTTGATCTGGTACATGACCCTGCAAAGAGGGAAACAATGGCCCGGTCCGGAAGGGAGTATGTGGTAAATAATTTTGACCGGGGTGCCATAGCAGCAAAACTCAACAAAATTATTGAGGCTGACAGATGA
- a CDS encoding nucleotide sugar dehydrogenase — MTVKICVLGLGYIGLPTALLFAQHHNVVGVDVNEKIVQILNNGKLPFEEDGLNELFEKVKGNFRAVSEVEEADVFLIAVPTPLEEALKIADLKYVRSAAEMIASHLKAGNMVILESTVSPGASENVVFPILSQYGLNPGEFSYVHCPERAIPGKTLHEMIHNDRIVGANNPESAAFAKDIYGSFVEGNLYETTVRTAEFVKLMENTYRDVSIAIANEFARMGDEFGINIWEAISLANRHPRVNILKPGPGVGGHCIAIDPWFLTETSTKTRMVSLARSINDNMPNYVHSVVRSIVHGVQKPVITILGVAYKGNVDDWRATPALKLIRLAENEGYTVRIYDPHVTTFPYPITSLEEATKDSDCIVLVTDHDLFRDIDPSSLQMRNKNLYDTRNILDTDTWKAAGFTCKILGDGSENVSDY; from the coding sequence ATGACCGTGAAGATATGCGTACTTGGCCTTGGATATATTGGCCTTCCAACAGCTCTCCTTTTTGCACAGCACCATAATGTCGTTGGCGTTGATGTAAATGAGAAAATTGTTCAGATTTTAAACAATGGTAAACTTCCTTTTGAAGAGGATGGGCTGAATGAACTTTTTGAGAAAGTGAAAGGTAATTTCCGTGCCGTTTCCGAGGTTGAAGAGGCGGATGTATTTCTCATTGCGGTACCCACACCTCTTGAAGAAGCACTCAAAATTGCAGACCTGAAATATGTCAGAAGTGCTGCAGAGATGATTGCATCACATTTAAAAGCAGGAAATATGGTCATTCTGGAATCAACCGTCTCACCCGGAGCAAGTGAGAATGTTGTTTTTCCTATTCTTTCACAATATGGGTTAAACCCAGGAGAATTTTCCTATGTCCATTGCCCGGAACGTGCGATACCAGGTAAAACACTTCATGAAATGATTCATAATGACAGGATTGTCGGAGCAAACAATCCAGAATCAGCAGCATTTGCAAAGGATATCTATGGATCATTTGTCGAAGGCAATCTCTATGAAACTACGGTTCGCACCGCTGAATTTGTTAAACTGATGGAGAATACCTACCGGGACGTCAGTATTGCCATCGCCAATGAATTTGCCCGAATGGGAGATGAATTTGGCATCAATATCTGGGAAGCGATATCACTTGCAAACCGTCATCCAAGAGTCAATATCCTCAAACCAGGACCCGGTGTTGGCGGACACTGCATTGCAATTGATCCGTGGTTTTTAACAGAGACGTCAACGAAAACCCGGATGGTTTCACTGGCACGCTCCATTAATGACAATATGCCAAACTATGTCCATAGTGTGGTTCGAAGTATTGTACACGGCGTACAGAAACCAGTCATTACCATACTTGGTGTGGCATATAAGGGAAATGTCGATGACTGGCGGGCAACTCCGGCATTAAAACTGATTCGACTGGCAGAGAATGAAGGATATACGGTCAGAATCTATGATCCGCATGTTACCACATTCCCATACCCGATAACCAGCTTAGAAGAAGCAACCAAAGACAGCGATTGCATCGTCCTTGTTACCGACCATGATCTCTTCAGAGATATCGACCCCTCATCTCTTCAGATGAGGAATAAAAATCTCTATGATACGAGAAATATTCTTGATACCGATACGTGGAAGGCAGCGGGATTTACCTGTAAAATCCTTGGTGATGGTTCAGAGAACGTATCTGACTACTAA
- the wecB gene encoding UDP-N-acetylglucosamine 2-epimerase (non-hydrolyzing) codes for MIAIILGTRPEIIKMSPIIRECDRQNLDYFILHTGQHYSYEMDRAFFEDLNLPEPKYNLDVGSGTHGEQTAKILTGIEKVLLTEKPDVVLVQGDTNTVMAGALAASKLHIKVGHVEAGLRSFDRTMPEETNRIIADHISDYLFAPTETSRNYLLKEGIPNEKIFVTGNTVVDAVYQNLEISREKSNVLEEMNLGSGEYFLVTAHRAENVDVKERLQGIINGITAIGKEYSLPVVFPMHPRTEKMMKEFNISPEGITITKPLGYLEFLQLEAHAKLILTDSGGLQEEACILGVPCVTLRDNTERPETVNFGANVLAGTDGNQIITSSQQILETYATWNNPYGGGKSSEYIIMYLDGANVLPGTTQNMIETSPKHMLEPDTAWNNPHGEKKSSEYLIEHMDD; via the coding sequence ATGATTGCAATCATCCTTGGAACACGGCCTGAGATCATAAAAATGTCTCCGATCATCCGGGAATGTGACCGGCAAAACCTTGACTATTTCATTCTCCATACCGGGCAGCACTATTCGTATGAGATGGATCGGGCGTTTTTTGAAGATCTAAATCTCCCGGAGCCCAAGTATAACCTTGATGTAGGTTCCGGCACACATGGAGAACAGACAGCAAAAATTCTTACAGGTATTGAGAAAGTCCTCCTAACTGAAAAACCCGATGTGGTTCTCGTCCAAGGCGATACTAACACCGTTATGGCAGGAGCTCTTGCTGCATCAAAACTTCACATTAAGGTGGGACATGTTGAAGCAGGGCTGAGAAGTTTTGACCGGACAATGCCGGAAGAGACAAACCGGATTATAGCAGACCATATCTCAGATTATCTTTTTGCACCGACAGAGACATCACGCAATTATCTTCTGAAGGAAGGCATCCCCAATGAGAAGATATTTGTGACCGGCAACACGGTTGTTGATGCAGTCTACCAGAACCTTGAGATCTCCAGAGAGAAGTCAAATGTTCTGGAAGAAATGAACCTCGGGTCAGGAGAATATTTCCTCGTCACTGCACACCGTGCAGAGAATGTCGATGTGAAAGAACGCCTTCAGGGCATCATCAATGGCATCACCGCAATCGGAAAAGAATATTCGCTCCCGGTCGTCTTCCCGATGCACCCACGAACTGAGAAGATGATGAAGGAATTCAATATCTCCCCGGAAGGCATCACGATCACCAAACCGCTCGGATATCTGGAGTTCCTACAACTGGAAGCTCATGCAAAACTCATTCTGACAGACTCAGGCGGCCTCCAGGAAGAGGCATGCATTCTTGGTGTCCCCTGCGTAACCCTTCGTGACAACACAGAACGGCCCGAAACGGTTAATTTTGGGGCGAATGTGCTTGCTGGAACAGATGGAAATCAAATCATTACTTCTTCCCAGCAGATATTAGAAACATATGCAACATGGAATAACCCATATGGTGGAGGGAAATCCAGCGAATACATTATAATGTATTTGGATGGGGCGAATGTGCTTCCTGGAACGACTCAAAATATGATCGAAACTTCCCCCAAACATATGTTAGAACCAGACACAGCTTGGAATAACCCACATGGTGAGAAGAAATCCAGCGAATACCTTATTGAACACATGGATGACTAA
- a CDS encoding glycosyltransferase family 2 protein — protein MQKKTIVTVIPAYNEGITIGSVVLGSLKYSREVIVVDDGSADDTAEIARLAGATVIEHINNQGKAQAIKTGFKAAQDMGAEAVVMIDADGQHNPDEIPIVAAPILSDEADLVIGSRFIGEGNDIPAYRQIGQKTLNYATNVSSASGNGKSKGTGNGNENGNNTDGVPAPDSPSASVNKTYKSTDSQSGFRALGPRALSNCKFTSNGYSLETDMITHMVSHGMRITEVPISVRYEVPHKHKKNPVSHGFDIMSDIVGVIGYKRPLLFFGIPGSILALSGCGVGLYIFSELYRNGTFHYTMAIISVAALILGLMLITSGLILNSLVQIMRGYSGDGGNI, from the coding sequence ATGCAAAAAAAGACAATTGTTACTGTAATTCCTGCATACAATGAAGGCATTACCATCGGCAGTGTTGTATTGGGAAGCCTGAAATATTCCCGAGAGGTAATTGTCGTTGACGATGGGTCTGCTGATGACACCGCTGAGATTGCACGCCTTGCGGGTGCCACTGTCATTGAGCACATCAATAATCAGGGAAAGGCCCAGGCGATCAAAACCGGCTTCAAGGCAGCCCAGGATATGGGAGCCGAAGCAGTTGTCATGATTGACGCGGACGGCCAGCACAATCCGGATGAGATCCCTATCGTTGCTGCCCCTATCCTTTCTGATGAGGCAGACCTTGTCATCGGTTCACGCTTCATTGGCGAAGGAAATGATATTCCTGCCTACCGGCAGATTGGGCAGAAGACCCTCAATTATGCAACCAATGTGTCATCAGCGTCCGGCAATGGAAAGAGCAAAGGCACCGGAAATGGGAATGAGAATGGAAATAACACAGATGGCGTACCTGCACCTGATAGTCCATCTGCATCTGTGAATAAAACCTATAAAAGCACAGACTCCCAGTCCGGTTTCCGTGCATTAGGCCCGCGTGCACTCAGCAACTGTAAATTCACCTCGAACGGCTACAGCCTTGAGACAGACATGATCACCCACATGGTTTCCCATGGCATGAGAATCACAGAGGTTCCCATCTCTGTGCGATACGAAGTACCCCACAAACACAAGAAGAACCCGGTGAGCCATGGATTCGACATCATGTCCGATATTGTCGGTGTCATCGGATACAAGCGGCCACTTCTCTTCTTCGGGATTCCGGGGAGCATCCTGGCTCTCAGCGGGTGCGGAGTGGGCCTCTATATCTTCTCAGAATTATACCGCAACGGTACATTCCATTATACCATGGCCATTATCTCCGTTGCAGCACTCATTCTTGGCCTGATGCTGATTACATCAGGGCTGATTCTAAATTCGCTGGTGCAGATTATGAGAGGCTACTCCGGTGATGGAGGGAATATCTAA